From a region of the Methanolobus tindarius DSM 2278 genome:
- the hxlB gene encoding 6-phospho-3-hexuloisomerase, translated as MKEIHLTECKYLTSSILLMAEHLETVANKLDKDSVRQMLEDIMGAKRIFVMGAGRSGLVGRAFAMRLMHLGLTSHVVGESTTPAVSKDDVVIAISGSGQTRSIANLGRVAKEIGAKLVTITSNKESVLGEISDTTIVLPGRSKDDAGGYVERHMRGEYTYLTPLGTSFETSSSVFLDAVIAELIFITGASEEDLKSRHTNIE; from the coding sequence ATGAAAGAAATCCACTTAACTGAATGCAAATACTTAACTTCTTCTATTTTATTGATGGCTGAACACCTTGAAACCGTAGCAAACAAACTTGACAAGGATTCTGTCAGGCAGATGCTTGAGGATATAATGGGTGCCAAACGTATTTTTGTAATGGGTGCAGGGCGCTCTGGTCTTGTAGGAAGGGCTTTTGCCATGAGACTTATGCACCTTGGACTGACCTCACATGTAGTAGGTGAATCTACAACTCCTGCTGTCAGTAAGGATGATGTTGTAATAGCAATATCAGGTTCAGGTCAGACCCGCTCCATTGCAAACCTTGGAAGAGTTGCCAAAGAGATTGGCGCAAAACTTGTCACAATTACATCCAACAAGGAATCTGTTCTTGGGGAAATATCCGACACAACAATAGTCCTTCCAGGAAGATCAAAGGATGACGCAGGTGGCTATGTTGAACGTCACATGCGTGGTGAATATACTTATCTTACTCCACTTGGCACTTCTTTTGAAACCTCTTCAAGTGTATTCCTTGATGCTGTTATTGCAGAACTCATCTTCATAACAGGTGCTTCTGAGGAAGATCTCAAGTCAAGACACACAAATATTGAATAA
- a CDS encoding pyridoxal phosphate-dependent aminotransferase — MPDSKFAQRVLGIDISGIRKMFEGAGPNSINLGLGQPDFDTPQHIKQAAIDAINEGFTGYTPGPGIPELLQALSSKFKEQNNFEVSPYEIIVTSGASEALELAMASLVNPGDDVLIANPGFVSYNSLVNIMGGKVTPLPLADDLTISPEVVMENIGPKTKAIIINSPANPTGAVQSKGDMKAFAEIADDHNITIISDEVYEHFTYEGEHVSPAQFSDNVITINAVSKTFSMTGWRIGYVAARKEYTEQMIKVHQYVQACANSIAQKAAYAAISGSMDSVYAMRDEFKGRRDMLVEGLNSIGLKCESPKGAFYAFPEIPEGTTSAEIASKLISNGVIVVPGTAFGDRGEGHIRLSYASSMDNLKQALDIMEKVL, encoded by the coding sequence ATGCCTGATTCGAAGTTCGCACAGAGGGTCCTGGGTATTGATATTTCCGGGATAAGAAAGATGTTTGAAGGTGCTGGCCCAAACTCTATTAATCTTGGTCTTGGACAGCCGGATTTTGATACACCGCAGCACATTAAGCAGGCTGCAATTGATGCCATCAATGAAGGATTTACAGGTTATACGCCTGGTCCGGGAATTCCTGAACTTCTACAGGCTTTGAGTTCAAAATTCAAAGAACAGAACAATTTTGAAGTCTCACCATATGAGATAATTGTCACATCAGGTGCTTCAGAAGCTTTAGAGCTTGCCATGGCATCCCTGGTAAATCCCGGAGATGATGTGCTGATAGCCAATCCGGGTTTTGTGTCCTATAATTCTCTGGTAAACATCATGGGTGGAAAAGTTACACCTCTTCCTCTTGCAGATGACCTTACGATAAGTCCGGAAGTTGTAATGGAGAATATCGGTCCGAAAACCAAGGCTATAATCATTAATTCTCCTGCAAACCCAACCGGTGCTGTGCAGAGCAAAGGCGACATGAAAGCATTTGCCGAGATTGCAGATGATCACAATATAACAATAATCTCCGATGAAGTGTATGAGCATTTCACCTATGAAGGTGAGCATGTCAGTCCTGCTCAGTTCTCAGACAACGTGATTACTATTAATGCAGTATCCAAGACATTCTCAATGACTGGATGGAGAATTGGGTACGTTGCTGCAAGAAAAGAATATACCGAGCAGATGATCAAGGTTCACCAGTATGTGCAGGCATGTGCTAATTCAATTGCCCAGAAGGCCGCATACGCAGCAATCTCAGGCTCAATGGATTCTGTTTATGCAATGCGTGATGAGTTCAAGGGTAGAAGGGATATGCTTGTTGAAGGTCTGAATTCAATTGGCCTTAAATGTGAATCTCCAAAAGGTGCATTCTATGCTTTCCCTGAAATTCCAGAAGGAACTACATCAGCAGAGATTGCATCAAAATTAATTTCAAACGGAGTGATAGTTGTCCCGGGTACTGCCTTTGGTGACCGGGGAGAAGGGCACATCCGCCTTTCCTACGCTTCATCAATGGACAATTTAAAACAAGCTCTTGATATTATGGAAAAAGTATTGTGA
- a CDS encoding CBS domain-containing protein → MELTPIQKDILIALINLQREKDRAVKGEEIAELISRNPGTVRNQMQSLKVLGLVEGVPGPKGGYKATGEAYEALSITAMDHEASVPIFRNDQLVDGATVAEISFTTVRHPDLCHGMIKVLGNIKGFEQGDLVQAGPTPVNKLVVRGEIVGRDDTQNTLVFCINEMISLPKKPVKNYARTNMISISENASIQETARILVDNGIHGAPVMNGEIILGVVTFTDIGDAVASGKMTAKVKDIMTRDLITVDAETSLYDAVKMFDNHNIGFLLVSYDGMPKGVLSKKDVFHELVY, encoded by the coding sequence GTGGAACTGACTCCTATACAGAAAGATATTCTTATTGCATTGATCAATCTCCAGAGAGAAAAAGATCGAGCTGTTAAAGGCGAAGAAATTGCAGAGCTCATTAGCAGGAACCCCGGTACAGTCCGGAATCAGATGCAATCTCTGAAGGTCCTCGGGCTCGTTGAAGGTGTCCCTGGTCCAAAGGGCGGATATAAAGCTACAGGCGAGGCCTATGAAGCTTTAAGTATCACAGCAATGGATCATGAAGCAAGTGTTCCTATTTTCAGGAACGATCAGCTTGTGGACGGAGCAACAGTAGCTGAGATTAGTTTTACCACTGTCAGGCACCCTGATCTTTGCCATGGTATGATAAAAGTACTTGGTAACATAAAGGGATTTGAACAGGGTGATCTTGTCCAGGCAGGCCCGACACCTGTGAACAAATTGGTCGTACGCGGGGAAATAGTGGGAAGGGATGATACCCAAAACACTCTTGTTTTCTGTATCAATGAAATGATTTCCCTGCCAAAGAAGCCTGTCAAGAACTATGCCCGCACAAACATGATCTCAATAAGCGAAAATGCTTCCATTCAGGAAACAGCACGCATACTTGTTGATAATGGTATTCACGGAGCTCCTGTAATGAATGGAGAGATAATTCTTGGTGTTGTTACATTCACCGATATAGGTGATGCCGTAGCAAGCGGTAAAATGACTGCAAAGGTCAAGGATATCATGACCCGTGATCTTATTACTGTTGATGCAGAAACATCCCTCTACGATGCTGTGAAAATGTTTGACAATCACAATATCGGTTTCTTATTGGTGTCCTATGATGGTATGCCAAAAGGAGTTCTTTCTAAGAAGGATGTATTCCATGAGCTAGTGTATTAA
- a CDS encoding YkgJ family cysteine cluster protein, with translation MNENLKEILIDELESELGAAKKINVQQIANEIQNIGFQCMICGKCCRRDFGDNRVAINTSEIHDIENQSDLRLEEIAEPFVAEVETPEEECEINEADGLIDEDGNIHTFGWMLRRKENKDCSFIPDDSTDHRCDIYKLRPLLCSTYPFYMEGLKLNTSECEGLGKEIGTQQSYELAELLVKRYILELEDTILTYKKYNGFRTGENGRIIAESYLKQGYLNYIVHYSEGSYRIVKNI, from the coding sequence ATGAATGAGAATTTGAAGGAAATCCTGATTGATGAGCTTGAATCTGAACTTGGTGCAGCTAAAAAGATCAATGTGCAGCAAATTGCAAATGAGATTCAAAATATAGGATTTCAATGCATGATCTGTGGGAAATGCTGCCGCAGGGATTTCGGGGATAACAGGGTTGCAATAAACACTTCAGAGATACATGATATTGAGAATCAGAGCGACCTTAGATTGGAAGAGATTGCGGAACCATTTGTCGCAGAAGTCGAAACCCCCGAAGAAGAGTGTGAGATTAATGAAGCCGACGGACTCATCGATGAAGACGGTAATATACACACATTCGGATGGATGCTTCGTCGAAAGGAGAACAAGGATTGCTCTTTTATCCCTGATGACAGCACAGATCACCGTTGTGATATCTACAAATTAAGACCTCTTTTGTGCAGCACTTACCCCTTCTACATGGAGGGGCTTAAACTCAATACTTCAGAATGTGAAGGCCTTGGAAAAGAAATTGGAACCCAGCAAAGTTATGAACTTGCAGAGTTACTTGTGAAAAGATATATTCTGGAATTAGAAGACACAATTCTTACTTATAAGAAGTACAATGGTTTCAGAACCGGGGAAAATGGCAGAATTATTGCAGAATCTTACCTGAAGCAAGGATACTTAAATTACATCGTCCATTATAGTGAGGGAAGTTACAGGATAGTAAAAAATATCTAA
- a CDS encoding NOG1 family protein, translating into MIFEKINTVQTSEELLDKAFRRATRAMSGKNITGRKTAIEANESMMLTAGNILTDNLKNIVRRFPTFENLPPFYYELADVVVGVDDMRKSLSRLDWASAKIHEVTRDHVGKIRRARDPLPVRKQCFGRLSSIMRSIDKDLIFLNESRNKLRKLPSVNDEPTIVVAGYPNIGKSSFVTKVTGATPEIASYPFTTKGVSIGHFFVGNDRYQVMDTPGLLDRPMSERNEIELQAITALKNLDAVVLFIIDATETCGYEIEDQKRMLEEVRKEFKLPVLVVANKADLPQFRDLDFVDMKMSTATEEGIEEVTSTLIEMVKKAIAEKEVVEENEIMDDY; encoded by the coding sequence ATGATTTTCGAGAAAATTAATACAGTCCAGACATCCGAGGAATTACTGGACAAGGCATTCAGAAGGGCAACAAGAGCCATGTCCGGGAAGAATATCACTGGAAGAAAAACAGCAATTGAGGCTAACGAATCAATGATGCTGACAGCTGGTAATATACTCACGGATAACCTGAAAAATATCGTTAGAAGATTCCCTACTTTTGAAAATCTGCCACCTTTCTATTACGAACTGGCAGACGTTGTTGTGGGCGTTGACGACATGAGAAAATCCCTGAGCAGGCTTGACTGGGCCAGCGCAAAGATACATGAAGTTACAAGAGACCACGTAGGCAAGATTAGAAGAGCAAGAGACCCTTTACCTGTCAGAAAACAGTGTTTTGGAAGACTTTCATCCATTATGCGCTCAATTGACAAAGACCTTATTTTCCTTAACGAGTCACGTAATAAGCTCAGAAAACTGCCTTCAGTTAATGATGAGCCAACAATTGTTGTTGCAGGATACCCGAACATTGGAAAATCCAGTTTCGTTACTAAGGTAACCGGGGCAACTCCTGAGATAGCATCATACCCATTTACCACAAAAGGAGTTTCTATCGGACATTTCTTTGTTGGTAATGACAGGTATCAGGTAATGGACACACCAGGTCTTCTTGACAGACCAATGTCAGAGCGCAATGAAATTGAGCTCCAGGCAATCACAGCATTGAAGAACCTCGATGCAGTAGTTCTTTTCATTATCGATGCAACGGAAACATGCGGATATGAAATTGAAGATCAGAAACGCATGCTTGAAGAAGTTCGCAAGGAATTCAAGTTGCCTGTACTTGTTGTCGCTAACAAGGCAGACTTACCACAATTCAGAGATCTTGACTTCGTGGACATGAAAATGTCAACTGCAACCGAGGAAGGCATTGAAGAAGTCACTTCAACACTTATAGAGATGGTCAAAAAGGCTATCGCAGAAAAAGAAGTAGTTGAAGAAAATGAGATTATGGATGACTATTAA
- the hisE gene encoding phosphoribosyl-ATP diphosphatase: MPETDLSIFNELYDIIKDRKENPSENSYVCSLLSHRKGIDKILEKVGEESIETILAVKSENKEEIIYESSDLLFHLMVMFVAKGITLDEIATELKKRRK, from the coding sequence ATGCCTGAAACTGATCTCTCAATATTTAACGAGCTTTACGACATAATAAAAGACAGAAAGGAGAATCCTTCTGAAAACTCGTATGTATGTTCCTTACTCAGTCACAGAAAAGGTATTGACAAGATACTTGAAAAAGTAGGTGAGGAATCAATAGAAACAATTCTTGCTGTAAAGAGTGAGAACAAGGAAGAAATTATCTACGAATCATCAGACCTTTTGTTCCATCTTATGGTTATGTTTGTGGCTAAAGGAATAACTCTTGATGAAATTGCTACTGAGCTAAAGAAAAGAAGAAAATAG
- a CDS encoding DUF2073 domain-containing protein, with product MQGFQMDLVSEHRLSQMSPVEKVRFIIDEVKSGKILVLEKGLSPEEEASLIEMTMTLIEPDGFSGIEMESYPSEVDTSFIGKILKKNALKTRLTVIGPADQLKTLKKDRNMISALISTNK from the coding sequence TATCAGAGCACAGATTATCACAAATGTCACCTGTGGAAAAGGTCAGGTTTATTATTGATGAGGTAAAAAGCGGAAAGATACTGGTCCTTGAAAAAGGCCTGAGCCCTGAAGAGGAGGCAAGCCTTATTGAGATGACAATGACTCTTATTGAGCCAGACGGTTTTTCCGGTATTGAGATGGAAAGTTACCCGTCAGAAGTGGATACCTCTTTCATAGGAAAGATCCTCAAAAAGAATGCTCTTAAGACGCGTCTGACTGTTATCGGACCTGCTGATCAGTTAAAGACCCTGAAAAAGGATCGCAATATGATCAGCGCACTCATTTCCACAAACAAGTAA
- a CDS encoding 3-isopropylmalate dehydratase large subunit, producing MSTNNEPMTISEKIFSKAAGKTVKAGEFVLANIDRAMTHDITGPLAVDGFYEIMRDKEEKKVWDPSKIVILFDHQVPADSLNAAQNHIMLRKFAKEQGIINYDVYEGVCHQVMPEKGHVKPGDLVVGSDSHTCAYGSLGAFSTGIGSTDMAAVFASGKLWFKVPDTIRFEVEGKLPKHVYSKDIILHLIGDVGAEGARYKAAEYAGSAISSLPMSERMTISNMAIEMGGKAGIIEADATTEAYLKERIPDYEFDPYWKSDEGAECELHKYDISNLEPQVACPHNVDNVKPVTEVEGTKVDQIFVGSCTNGRFEDIEVVAKMMGDEPVAKGVRLLIIPASRTEYMKVLRAGYIEQFMEAGAMVESPCCGPCMGGSFGLLGDGEVGLATSNRNFKGREGSPQSFVYLSSPATAAASALTGEITDPRKI from the coding sequence ATGTCCACTAATAATGAACCTATGACGATCTCTGAGAAGATCTTTTCGAAGGCTGCCGGGAAGACGGTAAAAGCCGGAGAATTCGTACTGGCTAATATAGACAGGGCAATGACCCACGACATCACCGGACCTCTTGCAGTAGATGGATTCTACGAGATTATGAGGGATAAGGAAGAGAAGAAGGTATGGGACCCTAGTAAAATAGTGATACTCTTCGACCACCAGGTTCCTGCAGACTCACTTAACGCTGCACAGAACCACATAATGCTCAGGAAGTTCGCAAAGGAGCAGGGCATCATCAACTATGACGTTTATGAAGGTGTCTGCCACCAGGTCATGCCTGAAAAGGGACATGTCAAGCCAGGAGACCTTGTAGTAGGTTCAGACTCACACACCTGTGCATACGGTTCACTCGGTGCATTCTCAACAGGTATCGGCTCAACTGACATGGCAGCAGTTTTTGCATCAGGAAAGCTCTGGTTCAAAGTACCTGATACAATCAGGTTTGAAGTTGAAGGAAAGCTTCCAAAGCACGTCTACTCAAAGGACATTATTCTCCACCTCATTGGGGACGTAGGTGCAGAAGGTGCAAGATACAAGGCAGCAGAATACGCAGGTTCAGCTATCAGCTCACTGCCAATGTCCGAGCGTATGACCATCTCCAACATGGCTATTGAAATGGGCGGAAAAGCAGGTATAATTGAAGCTGATGCAACTACAGAAGCATATCTCAAGGAAAGAATACCAGACTATGAGTTCGATCCATACTGGAAATCTGACGAGGGTGCAGAATGTGAGCTTCACAAATATGATATCAGCAACCTTGAGCCACAGGTAGCATGTCCACACAATGTCGACAACGTCAAGCCTGTGACAGAAGTTGAAGGTACAAAGGTTGACCAGATCTTTGTAGGTTCCTGTACAAACGGAAGATTTGAGGATATCGAAGTTGTTGCAAAGATGATGGGTGACGAACCTGTTGCAAAAGGTGTAAGACTTCTCATAATACCTGCATCAAGAACTGAATACATGAAGGTCCTCAGGGCAGGTTACATTGAACAGTTCATGGAAGCAGGTGCAATGGTAGAATCGCCATGCTGTGGACCATGTATGGGAGGGTCTTTCGGACTTCTCGGAGACGGTGAAGTAGGACTTGCAACATCCAACCGTAACTTCAAGGGACGTGAAGGTAGTCCACAGTCCTTCGTATACCTGAGCTCACCAGCAACCGCTGCAGCATCAGCACTCACAGGAGAAATCACAGATCCTAGAAAGATCTGA